Proteins encoded by one window of Planctomycetia bacterium:
- a CDS encoding DNA polymerase III subunit delta', whose amino-acid sequence MWQGIVGHDDVVEQFRRRYASGRVTGTFLFVGPAGVGKRSFAGKLAQALLCRGGTALTLDPCGTCEDCRLVAAGNHPDLIGVAKPNDKSEIPLELLIGRKENRNHEGLCHDIAMKPFRGGRRIAVIDDADFLNEEGANALLKTLEEPPPKSMLILIGTGSDRQLPTIRSRSQIVRFRPLAAVDLARLIRQAGLVDSEEDAERLALLAEGSLAQAARLADPALSAFRREWLEQLSSGEWDSQTAAKMLVKFAEDAGKEASQRRERLRLGIGFLVDFFRAMLHLSTGAAPREDAELEGVAKNAARDFHVDAETLAAVIERCLDGVEHVDRNAHHVTLVDAMCDDIAKILAGAPTSAH is encoded by the coding sequence ATGTGGCAAGGAATCGTCGGACACGACGATGTCGTCGAGCAGTTTCGTCGACGTTATGCGTCGGGCCGCGTGACGGGAACGTTTCTGTTCGTCGGGCCGGCGGGGGTCGGGAAGCGATCGTTTGCCGGAAAACTCGCGCAAGCGCTGCTTTGCCGCGGCGGAACCGCGCTCACGCTCGACCCTTGCGGCACATGCGAAGATTGCCGGCTCGTCGCCGCCGGCAACCATCCCGACCTGATCGGTGTGGCAAAGCCTAACGATAAAAGCGAGATTCCGCTCGAGTTGCTGATCGGCCGTAAGGAAAACAGAAACCACGAAGGGCTTTGCCACGATATCGCGATGAAGCCGTTTCGCGGCGGGAGGCGCATCGCCGTGATCGACGACGCCGACTTCTTGAACGAAGAAGGGGCGAACGCGCTCTTGAAGACGCTCGAAGAACCGCCGCCGAAGTCGATGCTCATCCTGATCGGTACCGGCTCCGATCGACAACTCCCGACGATTCGCTCGCGTTCCCAGATCGTGCGGTTCCGTCCTCTGGCTGCGGTCGACCTCGCGCGGCTGATTCGACAGGCCGGGCTTGTCGACTCGGAAGAGGACGCCGAACGCTTGGCGTTGCTTGCCGAGGGGAGCCTAGCGCAAGCGGCGCGGCTCGCCGATCCCGCACTCTCCGCTTTCCGACGCGAGTGGCTCGAACAGCTTTCTTCGGGCGAATGGGATTCGCAAACCGCGGCGAAGATGCTCGTAAAGTTTGCCGAAGACGCCGGCAAAGAAGCCTCGCAACGCCGCGAACGACTTCGGCTCGGCATCGGCTTTCTCGTCGACTTTTTTCGCGCCATGCTGCACCTCTCGACCGGTGCCGCACCGCGCGAAGATGCCGAACTGGAAGGGGTCGCGAAAAATGCGGCGCGCGATTTCCACGTCGATGCGGAGACGCTCGCCGCGGTGATCGAGCGCTGCCTCGACGGGGTCGAGCATGTCGATCGGAACGCCCATCACGTCACGCTCGTCGATGCCATGTGCGACGACATCGCGAAGATTCTCGCCGGCGCACCGACGTCGGCACACTAA
- a CDS encoding DUF1571 domain-containing protein, translated as MIVCLALGQTHGLIAQQPASSSTTAAVAVQTARNELPIGNLQEHPLKRAIELANASLQQVQQTKDASFILVKRERIAGKLSGYEAVQMKYRVAPFSVYCHTLGPVQPKGREAIYVEGRNGGKALVHVTGFQHKLLGTLTLDPTGPDMMDGNKYPMTTAGFQKMLVNILTMYKAEIPFAENEVQIFQGAKVDGRSCTCVQVSHPVRRPEFAFQTSRVFYDDETNHPIRWEAYEWPQKAGDQPVLTEEYTYRNIQLNPGLSDRDFDSKNPAYGYN; from the coding sequence ATGATCGTTTGTTTGGCACTCGGCCAGACGCACGGCCTGATCGCTCAGCAACCGGCATCGTCGTCGACGACCGCTGCGGTAGCCGTTCAGACGGCGCGTAATGAGCTTCCGATCGGCAACCTTCAAGAACATCCGCTCAAGCGCGCCATCGAATTGGCGAACGCTTCGCTCCAGCAAGTTCAACAGACCAAGGATGCGTCGTTTATTCTCGTCAAGCGCGAGCGCATCGCCGGCAAGCTCTCCGGCTACGAAGCCGTGCAGATGAAATATCGCGTCGCTCCGTTCAGCGTCTATTGCCATACGCTCGGGCCGGTTCAACCGAAGGGGCGTGAAGCGATCTACGTCGAAGGCCGCAACGGCGGGAAAGCGCTGGTGCATGTGACCGGCTTCCAGCACAAGTTGCTCGGCACGCTGACGCTCGACCCGACTGGGCCCGACATGATGGACGGCAACAAATACCCGATGACGACGGCCGGCTTTCAGAAGATGCTGGTCAATATCTTGACGATGTATAAAGCGGAAATTCCGTTTGCCGAAAACGAAGTTCAGATCTTCCAAGGCGCCAAAGTCGATGGTCGATCTTGCACCTGCGTCCAAGTATCGCATCCGGTACGGCGTCCCGAGTTTGCGTTTCAAACTTCGCGCGTCTTCTACGACGACGAGACGAATCATCCGATCCGCTGGGAAGCGTATGAGTGGCCTCAAAAAGCCGGCGACCAGCCCGTGCTGACGGAAGAATACACCTACCGCAATATCCAGTTGAACCCAGGCCTCTCGGATCGCGATTTCGACTCCAAGAACCCTGCTTACGGTTACAACTAA
- a CDS encoding transaldolase yields the protein MTSPLKSLVASGTKLWLDSIDPELVVSNRALGATGATSNPIIIADLLKTGRFDSEIIELIAKGGDDHAIAWDVTDRLVSGAQEKFRDVWDQTRGDDGYVSFELDPLLEDLELGPPHAERVAKYIELGKKWSKGHKNRMIKVPATPAGLGALEELAAHGVPLNVTLIFSMRQYEEARNAVWRGAQRRSDLATFKSVYSIFVSRLDVYTEKAVPQLSPAAQGQVGIVNAKRIWKANLDFWTPKKTPLKQEMIFASTGTKKPEDAPWKYVEAFAGSDIETNPPGTNAAVENSGRMFTRHVDEMPSAAVLAEIDRLVDMQKLEQTLMQEGLAKFSDPFKALLKLIAGKRTLSK from the coding sequence ATGACCTCGCCGTTGAAATCGCTGGTTGCCTCGGGCACGAAACTTTGGCTCGATTCGATCGACCCGGAATTGGTCGTGAGCAATCGTGCGCTGGGTGCGACGGGAGCTACGAGCAATCCGATCATCATCGCCGACTTGCTGAAAACGGGGCGCTTCGACTCCGAGATCATCGAGTTGATCGCGAAAGGAGGCGACGACCACGCCATCGCCTGGGACGTGACCGATCGCCTCGTGAGCGGCGCTCAAGAAAAGTTTCGCGATGTGTGGGACCAAACGCGAGGCGACGACGGCTATGTCAGTTTCGAGCTCGACCCACTCTTGGAAGACTTAGAGCTCGGGCCGCCGCATGCCGAGCGCGTCGCGAAGTACATCGAGCTCGGGAAGAAATGGTCGAAGGGGCATAAGAACCGGATGATCAAGGTTCCCGCGACTCCGGCGGGGCTCGGCGCGTTGGAAGAGTTGGCGGCGCATGGCGTTCCCTTGAACGTCACGCTGATCTTCTCGATGCGGCAATACGAAGAAGCTCGCAACGCGGTCTGGCGCGGCGCGCAACGCCGTAGCGACCTTGCGACCTTCAAAAGCGTTTACAGCATCTTCGTCTCGCGGCTCGACGTGTATACCGAAAAAGCAGTGCCGCAACTTTCGCCGGCCGCTCAGGGCCAAGTCGGCATCGTCAACGCGAAACGGATCTGGAAGGCCAATCTCGACTTTTGGACTCCGAAAAAGACCCCGCTCAAGCAAGAGATGATCTTCGCGAGCACCGGCACTAAGAAGCCGGAAGATGCCCCGTGGAAGTATGTCGAAGCGTTCGCAGGGAGCGATATCGAAACGAATCCGCCGGGCACGAACGCGGCCGTCGAGAACAGCGGGCGAATGTTCACTCGCCACGTCGATGAAATGCCGTCGGCCGCAGTCTTGGCCGAAATAGATCGGCTGGTCGACATGCAAAAGTTGGAACAGACCTTGATGCAAGAAGGGTTGGCGAAGTTCTCCGATCCGTTTAAAGCCCTGCTCAAGCTCATTGCCGGGAAGCGAACGCTCTCGAAGTAG
- the ribD gene encoding bifunctional diaminohydroxyphosphoribosylaminopyrimidine deaminase/5-amino-6-(5-phosphoribosylamino)uracil reductase RibD, producing MARALELAALGRGGAEPNPLVGCVIAQGAEIIGEGYHRRFGGPHAEVAALAVVGERARGATAYVTLEPCCHFGKTPPCTKALLAAGVRRVVVAMRDPFPKVDGGGIEELRAAGVEVEVGLLEEEARRLNSPYLKLLSTGRPWVIAKWAMTLDGKIATRTGDSRWISSEESRAIVHELRGRVDAVIVGAGTARADDPQLTARPPGLRTALRIVVDDLASLDLDSRLATTAREVPVVVAAAANASPIYATQLRDLGCEVLLLEGADRKDRLANLLDELGRRRLTNVLVEGGASLLGVFFDAGQVDEAAVFIAPKIVGGREAHGPVAGTGASRMIDAVELEQVERRFVGNDLFLSGRVRKPVEKADGT from the coding sequence ATGGCCCGCGCGCTGGAGTTAGCCGCGCTCGGTCGAGGAGGTGCCGAACCGAACCCGCTGGTCGGCTGCGTGATCGCGCAGGGTGCCGAGATCATCGGCGAAGGCTACCATCGACGCTTCGGCGGGCCGCACGCCGAAGTGGCTGCGCTGGCCGTCGTCGGTGAGCGGGCTCGCGGAGCCACGGCATATGTCACGCTGGAGCCTTGTTGCCACTTCGGCAAAACCCCTCCATGCACGAAAGCGTTGCTCGCCGCCGGCGTGCGACGCGTGGTCGTCGCGATGCGCGATCCGTTCCCCAAGGTCGACGGCGGCGGTATCGAAGAATTACGCGCTGCGGGCGTCGAAGTCGAAGTCGGACTGCTGGAAGAGGAAGCTCGTCGCCTTAACTCGCCGTATTTGAAGCTGCTTTCGACCGGTCGGCCGTGGGTCATCGCGAAGTGGGCGATGACGCTCGACGGCAAGATCGCGACCCGCACGGGAGATAGCCGCTGGATCTCGTCGGAAGAATCGCGCGCGATCGTGCATGAGCTGCGCGGACGAGTCGATGCCGTTATCGTCGGGGCGGGAACGGCGCGCGCCGACGATCCGCAACTCACGGCCCGTCCGCCCGGCCTACGAACGGCGTTGCGCATCGTCGTCGATGATTTGGCGAGTCTGGATCTCGACAGTCGCTTGGCGACGACGGCGCGCGAAGTTCCGGTCGTCGTCGCCGCGGCGGCGAATGCTTCGCCGATCTATGCCACGCAACTTCGCGACCTCGGCTGCGAGGTCTTGTTGCTGGAAGGAGCAGATCGCAAAGATCGCCTAGCGAACTTGCTCGACGAACTCGGGCGACGTCGCCTGACGAACGTGCTCGTCGAAGGAGGGGCCTCGCTGCTCGGCGTGTTCTTCGATGCCGGTCAGGTCGACGAAGCGGCGGTTTTCATCGCGCCGAAGATCGTCGGCGGGCGAGAAGCTCACGGCCCGGTCGCAGGTACGGGAGCTTCTCGAATGATCGATGCTGTCGAGCTCGAACAAGTCGAGCGTCGCTTCGTCGGCAACGATCTATTTCTGTCGGGGCGCGTCCGTAAACCGGTCGAAAAAGCCGACGGAACCTGA
- a CDS encoding HDOD domain-containing protein, translated as MRARETTLDSFVQGARKLYSLPAVAVEVLSLADDPKADSSRLKTCIERDPALTARLLRVVNSSMFGLVRPVADLNQAIAMLGANALKLLVLGFSLPEQLFAAKASDVLRLYWRRALTRAVAARDLAAAVGDRHGDEAFIAGLLGDLGILVLVQEGEDRYLRLFLRAQDEGTSLVDAERRVYGFNHIELTVKILREWKLPASIVEAVSCGLAESPAENSELESRPSGAQILHCANLLAELLVEERTDLWPELLDIAEEQWRFGADRLAELSESLQEKVDHLAKALNLELADGRCYRDTLERARQKIIVASEAVADELLHLRRNDANEPSAELLNDAESLHREVENAHRDAALLTSAHQTLRNETARMATLLSAKSSTVAKEPAAPTSPPKIDELDAALRQAVVECRQSRAPLSLVFVELDRFSESVEEFGMLWGEYASRTLADVCAAIDWPRLRVVGEGADRRALILANADRYQASRIVGEIVRRYRALCPLDEVGSTTLSTGAATVAMPARNFPSEELLAAARRCLYAAKVAAGDNSKSIEIS; from the coding sequence ATGCGCGCTCGAGAAACGACGCTCGATTCCTTCGTACAAGGTGCGCGCAAGCTCTATAGCTTGCCTGCGGTCGCCGTCGAAGTGTTGTCGTTGGCCGATGACCCGAAGGCGGACTCGTCGCGATTGAAGACGTGCATCGAGCGCGATCCGGCCCTGACTGCGCGGCTGTTGCGCGTCGTCAATAGTTCGATGTTCGGTTTGGTTCGACCCGTCGCCGATTTGAACCAAGCGATCGCCATGCTCGGCGCAAACGCGTTGAAGTTGCTGGTGCTCGGCTTCAGTTTGCCCGAACAACTCTTCGCGGCTAAGGCATCCGACGTGCTCCGGCTGTATTGGCGACGCGCACTGACGCGTGCCGTCGCAGCCCGCGATCTTGCCGCTGCCGTCGGGGATCGACACGGAGACGAGGCCTTCATCGCCGGGCTCTTGGGGGATCTCGGGATCTTGGTGCTCGTGCAAGAAGGAGAGGATCGCTATCTACGGCTCTTCCTCCGTGCTCAAGACGAAGGAACATCGCTCGTCGACGCCGAACGACGTGTTTACGGATTCAATCACATCGAGTTGACGGTGAAGATCCTAAGGGAATGGAAACTCCCTGCGTCGATCGTCGAGGCGGTGAGTTGCGGGCTCGCGGAGTCGCCGGCGGAGAATTCCGAGCTTGAGAGCCGCCCGTCCGGCGCGCAGATTCTGCATTGTGCGAATCTCTTGGCCGAACTATTGGTCGAAGAACGAACGGACCTCTGGCCCGAGCTGCTGGACATCGCCGAAGAGCAGTGGCGCTTCGGTGCCGACCGGTTGGCGGAGCTTTCCGAATCGCTCCAAGAAAAAGTCGATCATCTCGCCAAGGCTTTGAACTTGGAACTGGCCGACGGCCGTTGCTATCGCGACACGCTCGAACGGGCACGACAAAAAATCATCGTCGCCTCGGAAGCGGTGGCGGACGAACTTCTGCACCTGCGCCGCAACGACGCAAACGAACCGTCGGCAGAGCTTTTGAACGATGCCGAGTCGTTGCACCGTGAAGTCGAAAACGCTCACCGTGACGCCGCGCTATTGACGTCGGCCCATCAGACGTTGCGCAACGAAACGGCTCGGATGGCGACATTGCTCTCCGCGAAGTCATCGACGGTCGCCAAGGAGCCTGCGGCACCGACGTCGCCGCCGAAGATCGACGAGCTCGATGCGGCGCTTCGGCAGGCGGTCGTGGAATGTCGGCAGTCGCGCGCGCCGCTGAGTTTGGTTTTCGTCGAGCTCGATCGTTTTTCGGAATCGGTCGAGGAGTTCGGGATGTTGTGGGGAGAGTATGCCTCCCGCACTTTGGCCGATGTTTGCGCCGCGATCGATTGGCCGAGGTTGCGCGTCGTCGGAGAGGGGGCCGATCGTCGCGCGCTGATTCTCGCGAACGCCGATCGTTACCAAGCTTCGCGAATCGTGGGAGAGATCGTGCGTCGCTATCGTGCGCTCTGCCCGCTCGATGAGGTCGGCTCGACGACGCTGAGCACCGGTGCCGCCACGGTTGCGATGCCGGCTCGCAACTTTCCGTCGGAAGAGCTGCTCGCCGCCGCACGTCGCTGTTTGTACGCTGCGAAAGTCGCCGCCGGCGACAACTCGAAGAGCATCGAAATCAGCTGA
- a CDS encoding site-2 protease family protein: MDEYIAHQPEADTEQMPSEVPPTITTAPLRRRRILLPLVLFLLTCCSTFYAAGVRDFDPTVWPPLVDMDWRSGLMYMAAVMSILLAHELGHFLQAVRYRIPASLPYFIPMPILPLGTMGAVIGMEGSRADRRQLFDIGISGPLAGLVVAIPVAWYGIKTAVPYEGLEPPLTLMDPLVFQWMTRYLHPDLPANQVFEWNPFYMAGWVGMLITGLNMMPISQLDGGHTAYTLFGRRAHLLARGVVMAAIAFMIWNQQLQWGLMLLLVTFIGLDHPPTRDDRVELGWPRKIIGLAALTIPIFCFAPIPISVGLE; the protein is encoded by the coding sequence TTGGACGAATATATCGCTCATCAACCGGAAGCAGACACGGAGCAGATGCCTTCCGAGGTTCCGCCCACGATCACGACGGCTCCGCTTCGACGTCGCCGAATTTTGCTGCCGCTGGTATTGTTCTTGCTGACTTGTTGCTCGACGTTCTACGCGGCCGGCGTGCGCGATTTCGATCCCACCGTATGGCCGCCGCTGGTCGACATGGATTGGCGCAGCGGCTTGATGTATATGGCTGCCGTCATGTCGATCTTATTGGCGCATGAGCTAGGGCACTTTCTGCAAGCAGTGCGCTATCGCATTCCGGCGAGCCTTCCCTATTTCATTCCGATGCCGATCTTGCCGCTCGGCACGATGGGAGCCGTGATCGGCATGGAAGGGTCGCGCGCCGATCGACGCCAGCTCTTCGACATCGGCATCTCGGGCCCTTTGGCAGGGCTCGTCGTCGCGATCCCCGTGGCTTGGTATGGGATCAAGACCGCGGTCCCTTACGAAGGGCTTGAGCCGCCGCTGACGTTGATGGATCCACTCGTCTTTCAGTGGATGACCCGCTATCTTCATCCGGATCTGCCGGCGAATCAGGTCTTCGAGTGGAATCCGTTTTATATGGCCGGCTGGGTCGGCATGCTGATTACGGGCCTCAATATGATGCCGATCAGCCAACTCGACGGCGGTCATACCGCCTACACGCTCTTCGGACGCCGCGCTCATTTGTTGGCGCGCGGCGTCGTGATGGCGGCGATCGCGTTTATGATTTGGAACCAGCAGCTTCAATGGGGCTTGATGCTGCTGCTCGTCACTTTCATCGGGCTCGATCATCCCCCGACGCGCGACGACCGAGTCGAGCTCGGCTGGCCGCGCAAGATCATCGGCCTCGCGGCTCTGACGATTCCGATCTTCTGCTTCGCGCCGATTCCGATCAGCGTGGGGCTGGAGTAA
- a CDS encoding EamA family transporter, producing the protein MPILSDSTRGRLFVVAAALLWSSNGLFVKNTLFADWPHEQRGLLLAFWRALFAALVLLPLVRTPRLSIKLLPMLIVFFAMSVTFLQSMVWTTTANAIWLQNIAPLWVCIFARLSGETLDRRDLTTLVFSVAGVSLILVCELSGTDWSGTAPRGVLLGFLSGLFYAGVIYFLRKLRHYDPAWLIVVNLTTTAVLLSPTPWQTGIWPSGNQWLGLIAFGGLQMGAAYFCFARGMRTISGQEGSGIGLLEPILGPIWVWLCFQERPAWWTIAGGALIFCGLSWRYLTPLVLKRAPITPAPR; encoded by the coding sequence ATGCCCATTCTTTCGGACTCGACGCGCGGACGTCTCTTCGTAGTCGCAGCGGCGCTACTTTGGAGCTCCAACGGCTTGTTCGTCAAGAACACGCTTTTCGCGGATTGGCCTCACGAACAACGCGGCCTGCTGCTGGCTTTTTGGCGCGCCCTGTTCGCGGCCCTCGTGTTGCTGCCGCTCGTGCGCACCCCGCGCCTCAGCATCAAACTGCTTCCGATGCTGATCGTATTCTTCGCGATGAGCGTCACGTTTCTGCAATCGATGGTCTGGACGACCACGGCCAACGCCATTTGGTTGCAGAACATCGCTCCGCTTTGGGTTTGCATCTTTGCCCGGTTGTCGGGCGAAACGCTCGATCGCCGCGATCTCACGACGCTCGTCTTCTCGGTCGCCGGCGTAAGCCTCATTCTCGTCTGCGAACTATCCGGCACCGATTGGAGCGGCACCGCGCCGCGCGGCGTCCTCCTTGGCTTTCTCTCCGGGCTGTTCTATGCCGGAGTGATCTACTTTCTGCGCAAGCTGCGCCACTACGATCCGGCTTGGCTCATCGTCGTGAACCTCACCACGACGGCCGTTCTCCTTTCGCCCACTCCTTGGCAAACCGGCATCTGGCCGAGCGGCAATCAATGGCTCGGCCTGATCGCGTTCGGCGGTTTGCAGATGGGAGCCGCCTACTTCTGCTTTGCGCGCGGCATGCGTACCATCTCGGGCCAAGAAGGCTCGGGCATCGGGTTACTCGAACCGATCCTAGGGCCGATTTGGGTTTGGCTCTGCTTTCAAGAACGGCCCGCCTGGTGGACGATCGCCGGTGGAGCGTTGATCTTCTGCGGCCTCTCGTGGCGCTACCTCACACCGCTCGTTCTCAAACGCGCGCCGATTACTCCAGCCCCACGCTGA
- a CDS encoding histidine phosphatase family protein, with the protein MLLYCIRHGETTYNAEGRIQGQLDTPLSDLGRRQSLAVAKALASLPIELIVSSPLARAYTTAEPLAKALGVDIRTDDRLKEINAGIFQNLVPSEMAERFPEETASWKSHDPDYRIPQGESRRELMMRGAAALADLLHSPLKTAAVVAHGGLLTAAFKGLLGIPAERSPFMLYNGSINVLEFTGQIRLMSLNQIDHLRDADGTLQSRLGDL; encoded by the coding sequence ATGCTGCTCTATTGTATTCGTCATGGTGAGACGACGTACAACGCCGAAGGGCGTATTCAAGGTCAACTCGATACGCCGTTGTCGGACCTTGGTCGGAGGCAAAGCCTCGCGGTCGCCAAGGCATTGGCGTCGCTGCCCATCGAACTGATCGTCAGCAGTCCGCTCGCGCGAGCCTACACGACCGCGGAGCCGTTGGCGAAGGCGCTCGGTGTCGACATCCGCACCGATGACCGACTTAAAGAGATCAACGCCGGAATCTTCCAGAACCTCGTGCCGAGCGAGATGGCCGAGCGATTTCCGGAAGAGACCGCGAGTTGGAAGTCGCACGATCCCGACTATCGCATTCCTCAAGGGGAATCGCGACGCGAGTTGATGATGCGCGGCGCGGCGGCGCTGGCGGATCTTCTGCATTCGCCGCTGAAAACGGCCGCCGTCGTCGCCCACGGCGGCTTGCTCACCGCCGCCTTCAAAGGGCTGCTCGGCATTCCCGCCGAGCGCAGCCCGTTTATGCTTTACAACGGCTCGATCAACGTCTTGGAATTCACGGGGCAGATCCGACTCATGTCGTTGAACCAGATCGATCATCTGCGCGACGCCGACGGCACGCTGCAATCGCGGCTCGGCGATCTTTAA
- a CDS encoding RidA family protein yields MSAEARVKELGLQLPPVPKLGGVYKPVVIVNNLAYVSGHGPLKNDGTMLTGRVGQDLDQQAGYDAARQVGLTILATLRSQLGSLDRVKRVIKTLGMVNATSDFLTHPAVINGCSELWAQVWGEEAGIGARSAVGMGSLPGNIPVEIEVILELNS; encoded by the coding sequence ATGAGTGCCGAAGCCCGCGTTAAAGAACTTGGCCTGCAACTTCCTCCGGTGCCGAAGCTCGGCGGTGTTTATAAGCCGGTAGTGATCGTCAATAATTTGGCTTACGTTTCCGGTCACGGGCCCTTAAAAAACGACGGCACGATGTTGACGGGGCGCGTCGGGCAAGACCTCGATCAGCAAGCCGGTTACGATGCGGCTCGGCAAGTCGGGCTCACGATTCTGGCGACGCTTCGCTCGCAACTCGGCAGCCTCGACCGAGTGAAGCGGGTCATCAAGACGCTTGGCATGGTCAACGCGACATCCGACTTCCTCACGCATCCGGCCGTCATCAACGGTTGCAGCGAACTTTGGGCTCAGGTGTGGGGCGAAGAGGCCGGCATCGGCGCGCGTAGCGCCGTAGGAATGGGATCGCTGCCGGGCAATATCCCCGTCGAGATCGAAGTGATCCTCGAATTGAATTCGTAA
- a CDS encoding sulfatase-like hydrolase/transferase has protein sequence MQPVSRQRTGRKLFCRLLQRIATLFLATASLQHTIFAEDVAGNLRRPNIVLIVADDLGWADLGCYGSTFHRTPHLDALAASGIRFTDAYSACPVCSPTRAALMTGKVPARLNLTDWLPGRGDRPDQKLNRPQIRQELPLEETTLAEVLRSAGYATAHIGKWHLGGEGYGPREQGFDLNIAGDHTGTPRSYFSPFQSNKSGQPSQFMPGLESAKPGEYLTDRLTEEAIRFIAANKEKPFFIYLPHYAVHTPLKAPDDAVAKYKSWDGVAHGRQENPIYAAMLERVDAGVGRIVAELERLQLSEQTLIVFTSDNGGLATTEGPNTPATYNGPLREGKGYLYEGGIRVPLVISGFGTMKSKEAKPRTSDVPVWSCDILPTVLELSKLPAMPVDGVSIASLLKDDLTDEKAPARAREALYWHYPHYANQGGRPGGAIRAGQWKLIEFYENGRRELYDLKAGLGESRNLAAEKPEIVERLAKQLDAWRRAVDARMPTPNPGYVPNPQAADGSILLPARYAEVHGVQLRYEPLPHKNTLGFWIDPTDYATWEFTVSTPGRFEVEVSQGCGTGNGGSVVDVIVGEQTLTMTVEDTGHFQNFKPRVIGNLELTKPGRYVLAIKPKTKAKAAVMDVRQIVLRPVPDAR, from the coding sequence ATGCAGCCCGTTAGCCGACAGCGAACCGGTCGGAAGTTATTCTGCCGATTACTACAGAGAATTGCTACGCTCTTCCTCGCCACAGCTAGTTTACAGCACACGATTTTCGCCGAGGATGTAGCTGGCAATCTGCGTAGGCCGAATATCGTGCTCATCGTCGCCGATGATCTCGGTTGGGCCGATCTTGGTTGTTACGGCAGTACGTTTCATCGGACGCCGCATCTCGATGCGCTCGCGGCGTCGGGCATTCGATTTACGGACGCTTATTCCGCTTGCCCTGTCTGCTCGCCGACGCGCGCAGCATTGATGACCGGCAAGGTGCCCGCCCGATTGAATCTTACCGATTGGCTGCCGGGGCGCGGCGACCGGCCGGATCAGAAGTTAAATCGTCCGCAAATCCGTCAGGAGTTGCCGTTGGAAGAGACGACGCTCGCCGAAGTTCTGCGCTCGGCTGGTTACGCTACGGCTCACATCGGCAAGTGGCATCTCGGCGGCGAAGGCTACGGTCCGCGCGAACAAGGATTCGATCTCAACATCGCCGGCGACCATACGGGCACGCCGCGCAGTTACTTCTCTCCCTTTCAAAGCAACAAGTCTGGGCAACCTTCGCAATTCATGCCGGGCCTCGAAAGCGCGAAGCCGGGAGAATACCTAACCGATCGCTTAACCGAGGAAGCGATCCGATTCATTGCGGCGAATAAAGAGAAGCCGTTCTTCATATATCTGCCGCATTATGCGGTTCATACGCCGCTCAAAGCTCCCGACGATGCCGTTGCCAAGTACAAGTCTTGGGACGGCGTCGCTCACGGTCGGCAAGAGAATCCGATCTATGCCGCCATGTTGGAACGGGTCGATGCCGGAGTCGGCCGGATCGTCGCCGAACTCGAACGATTGCAGCTCTCGGAGCAGACGTTGATCGTTTTCACGTCCGACAACGGCGGCCTTGCAACGACCGAAGGCCCGAACACACCAGCGACGTACAACGGCCCGCTACGAGAAGGGAAGGGCTATCTGTACGAAGGAGGAATTCGAGTGCCGCTCGTGATCAGCGGCTTCGGAACTATGAAATCAAAAGAGGCGAAGCCGCGCACGAGCGATGTTCCAGTTTGGAGTTGCGACATTCTTCCGACGGTCTTGGAGCTGAGTAAGTTGCCTGCCATGCCGGTCGATGGCGTGAGCATCGCGAGTCTCTTAAAAGATGACCTCACGGATGAGAAAGCTCCCGCACGCGCTCGCGAAGCGCTCTATTGGCATTATCCGCACTATGCCAACCAAGGTGGCCGGCCGGGAGGTGCGATTCGTGCCGGGCAATGGAAGCTCATCGAGTTTTATGAAAACGGACGCCGCGAACTATATGACTTGAAAGCCGGCCTCGGCGAGTCGCGCAACTTGGCTGCTGAGAAGCCGGAGATCGTGGAGCGGCTCGCAAAGCAACTCGACGCGTGGCGGCGCGCGGTCGATGCTCGCATGCCCACGCCGAACCCCGGCTATGTGCCGAATCCGCAAGCGGCCGACGGCAGCATCTTGCTCCCGGCGCGCTATGCCGAGGTCCACGGAGTGCAATTGCGCTATGAACCACTGCCGCACAAAAACACGCTCGGATTCTGGATCGATCCGACCGACTATGCGACTTGGGAATTCACAGTCTCAACCCCGGGTCGATTCGAGGTCGAGGTGTCGCAAGGATGCGGAACCGGGAACGGCGGGAGTGTGGTCGACGTGATCGTCGGCGAGCAGACGTTGACGATGACCGTCGAAGACACCGGTCACTTCCAGAACTTCAAACCGCGAGTGATCGGCAATCTCGAGCTTACGAAGCCCGGGCGATACGTGCTCGCCATCAAGCCGAAAACCAAAGCGAAGGCGGCGGTGATGGACGTGCGACAGATCGTGTTGCGGCCGGTGCCCGATGCTCGTTGA